A window of Nitratireductor kimnyeongensis genomic DNA:
TTCGCGTGGCGGGGGCAGGATCCTGGACGATCACATCATCATCATCGGTGCTGGCCATGGCGGCGTACAAGCTGCCGCGAGTCTCCGCGAGGAGGGGTATGAAGGCCGACTGACACTCGTGTCAGGCGATCCGGAATTGCCCTACCACAAACCGCCGCTTTCCAAGGCCTTTCTCAAGGCGATAGATGCCGAGCCGCAGATCCTCAGAGCCCAGGCATTTTACGACACGAACCGCATCGAGCTGCAGAAAGGCGTACGGGTCGCCGACATAGACCCGGCTGGCCAGACACTGCGGCTGGAGGAGGGAGGGCAGCTTGTCTGGACTGGGCTTCTTCTTGCTACGGGAGCCGAACCGCGGCGATTGTCCGTGCCAGGGGCGGACCTTTCGGGCGTTTTCTATCTGCGCGACTGTGCCGATGCCCGCAATCTGCGCGATGCGTTCTCCCGGGCAAACAGTGTGGTTGTGATCGGCGGTGGCTTTATCGGTCTGGAAGTGGCAGCGACGGCTGCCATGGCCGGGAAGGGCGTTACGGTCGTGGAAGCGGCCGATCGCATTCTTGGCCGTGCCGTGAGCCAGCCTGTCGCAGCGCACATGCATGCCTATCATGAGGGCCTCGGCGTAACAATATTCACGGGAACCGATGTTGAGCGGCTGGATGGCACCGAAGGCACCGTGCGCAGTGTCATCACAAAGGACGGGCAGATCCTTCCAGCCGACATGGTGCTGGTAGGAATTGGCGCAAAGCCAAACATTGCGCTTGCGGAGGCGGCAGGCCTTGTTTGTGACAATGGCATCCGGGTGGACGCGTCTTGTCGAACAAGCGCTCGCAACATTCATGGGATCGGTGATTGCGTGTCGTTCCCGCATGTCGCCTCGGGGCGCGTGCTGCGCCTGGAATCCGTGCAGAACGCCACCGATCAGGCGCGTATCGCCGCAAAATCGATGCTCGGCAAACCGGCGGTGCATGATGCTGTTGCCTGGTTCTGGTCCGATCAAGGCGAACGCAAGCTGCAAATGGCAGGCCTGCCTTTCGATGTGGATCGGGAGATCATTGCGGGGGATGCGGAAAGCGGGGCTTTCGGAGTCTACCTCTACGCGGGGGACCGGCTTGTTGCTGTGGAGACCGTCAACCGTCCCGGCGAGCACATGATGGCGCGAAGGATGCTGGCGGCTGGATTTTCGCCTACGGCTGAAGCGGTTCTGGAAGGTCCGGCGGCGCTGAAATCGGCAATGCTTGCCGGCGGACGCTGAACGCTTCCCGGCTGGGCTTTGGCCGCCACAGGCCCATTGCCTGCTTGATAAATCCTGCTGCCGCACTTTATGACAACCGGCGCGAGCCATGCTAGAGGTCCGCCTTGTCTGAACACGCACTCTGCACGCGCCTCCATCGATGTGAACGCGCTTTAAAGGCAGTGTGTTGTCAGTTCCCGGTTTCTGGCGGGAAAGAGGCCGGTGCAAGGTGCAAGCAAGCTCGAGAAATGTAGGCGAAGTGGCAGAAATGCAAAGACAGTCACAGATCAGCGCGCAGAAATCGTTTGCCGTCGCACCCATGATCGATTGGACGGATCGGCACTGCCGCTTTTTCCACCGGCGGCTCACGGGCAGGGCGCTTCTTTATACCGAGATGATCGTCGCCGATGCCGCCATCCACGGGGATCGCGAGCGGTTGCTGGGCTTCGATCGGAGCGAACATCCGGTTGCTCTGCAGCTTGGTGGGTCGGATCCTCATAAACTTGCACAAGCTGCCGAGATCGGCGCCGGATATGGCTATGACGAAATCAATCTGAATGTGGGTTGCCCTTCGGACCGGGTGCAGTCGGGCACATTCGGAGCCTGCCTCATGAAGACGCCCGAAGTGGTGGCCGCCGGGGTTGCGGCGATGAAGGCGAGGGTGTCGGTTCCCGTGACGGTCAAGTCCCGGATCGGAGTGGACGAACAGGACATCGAAACCGCACTTGACGCTTTGGCCGGGGCAGCCTGGTCGGCGGGGGCGGATGCACTTTGGGTGCATGCCCGCAAGGCCTGGTTGCAGGGACTGAGCCCCAAGGAAAACCGGGAGATTCCGCCACTCGACTATGATCGCGTCTACCGTCTCAAAAAGGCCAACCCGGACCGGTTCATCGGCATCAATGGCGGCATTCTCAGCCTCGAAGAAGCGGCCACCCATCTGAAGACGGTTGACGGTGTGATGCTGGGGCGCGGGGCCTACCAGAACCCGGCGCTGCTGGCGGGTGTCGACGCCTTCCTTGAGGAAAGGGCGCCCGAGCCGGTGGATTTTCACGGGCTGATCGAAGCGATGGCCGAGTATGCGGACAGGCACATCAGTCAGGGAGGCCGGCTCTCGCATGTGACACGGCACATGATCGGCCTTTTTCATGGGTTCGACGGTGCGCGGCGTTATCGGCAGATCCTGTCCAGCAAGGCCACGAGGCCGGGTGCGGGAAGCGAGATCCTGCGCGAGGCATTCGCAGCGGTCGATCTCGCCACAAGACGCGACGCGGCGTGAGGCTGATCCCACAAACGGAAATTGCATTTGTGCGGCTTGAGCGCTAGCTAGGCGACGCTGCGTCGGGTTTTAAGGGGGACATCATGAACCTGCCCATGGGCGAAATCGCCATGTTTGCGGCTGCGCTGACGGCGGCGGGCGTGGTGGCCGGGGTTCTGGCCGGCCTGTTCGGCATCGGCGGCGGGGCAATCCTCGTGCCCGTATTCTATCAGGTGTTCGGGCTTGTCGGCGTGGATGAGGCAGTACGCATGCACCTGTCCGTCGGTACCTCGCTTGCCATCATCGTTCCCACGTCCCTGCGCTCTTTCCGCGCGCATTATCTGAGGGGCGCGGTAGACATGGAGCTGTTGCGGAGCTTCGTGATCGCGGTGCCAACGGGTGTGGTTTTGGCTACCCTCGTGGCGGCTTATGTCTCCAGCGGCGGACTAAGGGCCATCTTTGCGGCCATTGCGTTTCTGGTGGGTGTCCGGCTGCTCTTGAACCGCGAGACCTGGCGGCTGGGGACGGAAATTCCCGCGAACCCGATCCGTTCGCTGGTGGGAATGTTGATCGGATTTCTATCCACATTGATGGGCATTGGCGGCGGTGTTCTGAACAACACCTTCATGACGCTTTTCAACCGCCCCATGCACCAGGCGGTGGCGACGTCGTCGGGTGTGGGCGTGTTGATTTCGATCCCGGGCCTGTTCGGCTATGTCTGGGCGGGGTGGGGTGAGCCGCTTCTGCCGGTGGCTTCGACCGGATATGTGAACTGGATTGCCGTCTTTCTGATCATTCCGATTACGCTTCTTGTCGCGCCGCTCGGCGTGCGGATAGCCCATGCACTCGACAAGAGAAAGCTCGAAACCGCGTTCGGCATTTTCATGATCATCGTGGCCGCCCGGTTTGGCTGGAGCCTGCTTTAGAGCGGTCCACCGCTTCATGGAAACGCTGCTCCGCTCTATCTGTCTGCTTTTCCGGATTTGTGCGGATGTCAGGCGACTCCACCAGAGTGCAAAATGCTCTACGCCGGGCAGCGGCTCCTTCATTCCAACGTTTCGCTTGATCGGTGGCTGCAATGCCTGTGCGTGGTTCGACAAGCTCACCATGCCCGCAGCGCAGACCATCCTGAGGATGAACGTTCCTAGATCAGTTTCCGCTCAAAGCGGTTGTAGCGCATGGAATAGAAGGGGACCGGTGCTCCCGGATTGAGTTCCGGGTCGGATTTGAGCCGCTGCTCCAGATCATCGAGAACCGTGCAGGTTATCAGCGGCACCTCGGTCTTCTTCGCCTCCGGGATGGAGAGCCACACCAGCTCTTCCAGCTCGTGGGTGGGGCCGCCATCTGGCAGTTCCACGGCGACATCGTCGCGCCATGCGGCCAGAAACCGGGTGTCGAAGCGGCGCACGCGGCCGGGCGGCGTGATCGCGCGGGCGATGTAGCGCAGGCCCGAAAGCGAGGGGCAGACGCCATATTCGGCAAAACCCTGCCAGTCCTTCGCTGCAGTGGAGAACGCTCTTCTTTCTCCGATTAAAAGACCGGCTTCCTCATAGGTTTCGCGGATGGCCGACATGGCGACGGCCCGCGCCCGCGCCGGTGTCGCGCGTGAACCGGTGCCAATCAGCCGGCGTTCTTCGTCCGGATGCAGACCGGCAGCCACGGGGATGCGGCCATCGGCAGGATCGGTACGTCCGCCTGGAAACACAAAACGGCCGGGCATAAAGGCATGGTTGCGGTGGCGGCGTCCCATCAACACGCGCACCTCATCGCCGCTGCGGTCGAGCAGGATGAGTGTTGCCGCATCGCGTGGCCGCATGGGTTTACCGCCAAGCGAAAAATCCTTCGCTTCCGCGCGGTCGACTGCGGCCTTGTCGAGACCATCCATGCGATTGGGGCGCTCGTTCATGGCCACCTCCTAGGAGTGCTTTCCCAGTTCCGGGTGTGTTTCGATATGTTCGTCTTCATCGCCGAAACCGTGCATGTAATAGGCCCATTGCAGCCCGACGATTGCCCCCTTGATGGGGCCGATCAGAAGCAGCGACATGATCAGCGTGATGGGCACCCAGATAGCGAGGTGCACCCAGCCCGGCCAATCGGTAAGAGCCTCCATTCCCATGAATGCGCCGACAACAATGTGGCCGACAATGAAAATCACAAGGTAGGCAGGCAGGTCGTCGGCGC
This region includes:
- a CDS encoding NAD(P)/FAD-dependent oxidoreductase; the encoded protein is MDDHIIIIGAGHGGVQAAASLREEGYEGRLTLVSGDPELPYHKPPLSKAFLKAIDAEPQILRAQAFYDTNRIELQKGVRVADIDPAGQTLRLEEGGQLVWTGLLLATGAEPRRLSVPGADLSGVFYLRDCADARNLRDAFSRANSVVVIGGGFIGLEVAATAAMAGKGVTVVEAADRILGRAVSQPVAAHMHAYHEGLGVTIFTGTDVERLDGTEGTVRSVITKDGQILPADMVLVGIGAKPNIALAEAAGLVCDNGIRVDASCRTSARNIHGIGDCVSFPHVASGRVLRLESVQNATDQARIAAKSMLGKPAVHDAVAWFWSDQGERKLQMAGLPFDVDREIIAGDAESGAFGVYLYAGDRLVAVETVNRPGEHMMARRMLAAGFSPTAEAVLEGPAALKSAMLAGGR
- the dusA gene encoding tRNA dihydrouridine(20/20a) synthase DusA, translated to MQRQSQISAQKSFAVAPMIDWTDRHCRFFHRRLTGRALLYTEMIVADAAIHGDRERLLGFDRSEHPVALQLGGSDPHKLAQAAEIGAGYGYDEINLNVGCPSDRVQSGTFGACLMKTPEVVAAGVAAMKARVSVPVTVKSRIGVDEQDIETALDALAGAAWSAGADALWVHARKAWLQGLSPKENREIPPLDYDRVYRLKKANPDRFIGINGGILSLEEAATHLKTVDGVMLGRGAYQNPALLAGVDAFLEERAPEPVDFHGLIEAMAEYADRHISQGGRLSHVTRHMIGLFHGFDGARRYRQILSSKATRPGAGSEILREAFAAVDLATRRDAA
- a CDS encoding sulfite exporter TauE/SafE family protein — encoded protein: MNLPMGEIAMFAAALTAAGVVAGVLAGLFGIGGGAILVPVFYQVFGLVGVDEAVRMHLSVGTSLAIIVPTSLRSFRAHYLRGAVDMELLRSFVIAVPTGVVLATLVAAYVSSGGLRAIFAAIAFLVGVRLLLNRETWRLGTEIPANPIRSLVGMLIGFLSTLMGIGGGVLNNTFMTLFNRPMHQAVATSSGVGVLISIPGLFGYVWAGWGEPLLPVASTGYVNWIAVFLIIPITLLVAPLGVRIAHALDKRKLETAFGIFMIIVAARFGWSLL
- a CDS encoding NUDIX hydrolase, whose translation is MDGLDKAAVDRAEAKDFSLGGKPMRPRDAATLILLDRSGDEVRVLMGRRHRNHAFMPGRFVFPGGRTDPADGRIPVAAGLHPDEERRLIGTGSRATPARARAVAMSAIRETYEEAGLLIGERRAFSTAAKDWQGFAEYGVCPSLSGLRYIARAITPPGRVRRFDTRFLAAWRDDVAVELPDGGPTHELEELVWLSIPEAKKTEVPLITCTVLDDLEQRLKSDPELNPGAPVPFYSMRYNRFERKLI
- a CDS encoding DUF983 domain-containing protein, with translation MEEKVYVGRAAPKRPVRPLMEAMKRGFMGRCPNCGEGKLFRAYLKTADKCPECGEEFHHHRADDLPAYLVIFIVGHIVVGAFMGMEALTDWPGWVHLAIWVPITLIMSLLLIGPIKGAIVGLQWAYYMHGFGDEDEHIETHPELGKHS